A DNA window from Thalassospiraceae bacterium LMO-JJ14 contains the following coding sequences:
- a CDS encoding tetratricopeptide repeat protein, producing the protein MGLFASILKSFMPGGRRRKKKRRGAVSAGGGFRPSEAGSDGKVMLAELFGSGGKEITERLAGMLSTESAVQTVFAGKALKKNLRVGLIERLLLAEEEGRNWLEEESADLLIWGDMEELGTVARLHFLALGSVQDGQPGTFGMTDTLDLPVPLPDDAGAIVRAATLAALLPVSRGARRTLAEQLVTHLGDAGKILDNLPKDMPQDCLIAIHNTLGNAYATSFRFGNKKALSDAMQHYEAADKLIDPQKIPITWAVINTHLGLVQEAAAKVDRSADTLMNAIKRYDGVAKTLSRDTHGNDWALAHMRRAMAYYKLAQLQPVQAQAHLKTSAGAFEEALTVYDRSKSPNRWAEVMNHYGVAQMALGGHGKAEAILQQSIVTFRKALEVRKRETQPVLWAQTANNLGAACFALAKQTKEEYLLEEAAYYFQGAVQIYRKARGQKKKAEVIAKNLMRVQQLLSEDAA; encoded by the coding sequence ATGGGTCTATTTGCCAGCATTCTTAAAAGTTTCATGCCCGGCGGGCGGCGGCGGAAGAAAAAACGTCGTGGTGCCGTCAGTGCCGGCGGCGGCTTTCGGCCGTCGGAAGCCGGCAGTGATGGCAAGGTCATGCTGGCCGAACTTTTCGGCTCCGGCGGCAAGGAAATCACCGAACGTCTGGCCGGGATGCTGTCCACCGAGTCGGCGGTGCAAACCGTCTTTGCCGGGAAGGCATTGAAGAAAAATCTGCGCGTCGGCCTGATCGAACGACTGCTGCTCGCCGAGGAAGAAGGCCGTAACTGGCTTGAGGAAGAATCCGCGGATTTGCTGATCTGGGGTGACATGGAAGAACTGGGCACCGTCGCAAGACTGCATTTCCTGGCGCTGGGCAGTGTGCAGGACGGCCAGCCGGGGACCTTCGGCATGACCGATACGCTGGACCTGCCGGTCCCGCTGCCCGATGACGCCGGCGCCATTGTGCGCGCCGCGACCCTTGCCGCACTTTTGCCGGTGAGCCGGGGCGCGCGGCGGACCCTCGCCGAACAGCTGGTCACGCATCTTGGTGACGCAGGTAAAATCCTCGACAATTTACCCAAGGACATGCCCCAGGACTGCCTGATTGCCATCCACAATACGCTCGGCAATGCCTATGCGACGAGTTTTCGCTTTGGCAACAAAAAGGCGCTGAGCGATGCGATGCAGCACTACGAGGCCGCCGACAAACTCATCGATCCGCAGAAAATCCCGATCACCTGGGCGGTGATCAATACGCATCTTGGTCTGGTTCAGGAAGCGGCGGCGAAAGTCGACCGCAGCGCCGACACACTGATGAATGCGATCAAGCGCTATGACGGTGTCGCCAAGACGTTGAGCCGCGATACGCACGGCAACGACTGGGCGCTGGCACACATGCGGCGCGCCATGGCGTACTATAAGCTGGCGCAGCTGCAACCGGTGCAGGCACAGGCACACCTGAAGACATCCGCCGGCGCGTTCGAAGAAGCTCTCACCGTCTATGATCGGTCGAAATCGCCGAACCGCTGGGCCGAAGTGATGAACCACTACGGTGTTGCGCAGATGGCGCTGGGTGGGCATGGCAAGGCGGAAGCGATCCTGCAGCAGTCCATCGTCACGTTCCGCAAGGCCCTTGAAGTCCGCAAACGCGAAACGCAGCCGGTGCTGTGGGCGCAGACGGCAAATAATCTGGGTGCGGCATGCTTTGCCCTGGCCAAGCAGACCAAGGAAGAATACCTCCTCGAAGAAGCCGCTTATTATTTTCAGGGCGCTGTGCAGATATACCGAAAAGCGCGCGGCCAGAAGAAAAAGGCCGAGGTCATCGCCAAGAACCTGATGCGTGTTCAGCAACTGCTCAGCGAAGACGCGGCTTAA
- the acs gene encoding acetate--CoA ligase has translation MSEVHLHPVPAEFAKNALIDKAKYEEMYKASVEDNEGFWAEHGKRLDWIKPYTKVKDVNYNTPGVTIKWFYDGTLNASVNCLDRHLEKRGDQTAIIWEGDEPTDDEHVTYKDLHERVCRLANAMKTRGVKKGDRVTLYMPMVVEAAVAMLACTRIGAIHSIVFGGFSPDSLSARIKGCDSNCVITADEGIRGGRKIPLKANTDAALKDCPSVDTVIVVKRTGGDVNMQDGRDVWYEDVCTAADPVCEPEEMNAEDPMFILYTSGSTGAPKGVLHTTGGYMVYASMTHQYVFDYHDGEIYWCTADVGWVTGHSYIVYGPLANGATTLMFEGVPNYPSMSRFWDVCDKHNVNIFYTAPTAIRALMREGDDPVTKTSRKSLRLLGSVGEPINPEAWEWYYRVVGDSRCPIVDTWWQTETGGILITPLPGAIDLKPGSATKPFFGIQPQLVDNEGGVLEGATEGNLCIIDSWPGQMRSVYGDHERFEQTYFSTYHGKYFTGDGCRRDEDGYYWITGRVDDVINVSGHRMGTAEVESALVAHHDVAEAAVVGAPHDIKGQGIYAYVTLNAGVEASDALKKELVQWVRKEIGPIASPDWLQWSPGLPKTRSGKIMRRILRKIAEDDFSNLGDTSTLADPAVVDDLVDNRQNKQS, from the coding sequence ATGAGCGAAGTTCACTTACACCCGGTTCCCGCCGAGTTCGCCAAAAACGCACTCATCGACAAAGCCAAGTACGAAGAGATGTATAAGGCCTCGGTTGAGGATAACGAGGGTTTCTGGGCCGAGCACGGCAAGCGGCTTGACTGGATCAAGCCATACACCAAGGTCAAGGACGTAAACTACAACACGCCCGGCGTCACCATTAAATGGTTTTACGACGGTACCCTGAACGCCTCGGTGAACTGCCTCGACCGGCATCTTGAAAAACGCGGCGATCAGACCGCCATCATCTGGGAAGGCGACGAGCCGACCGATGACGAGCACGTTACCTACAAGGACCTGCATGAGCGCGTCTGCCGCCTTGCCAACGCCATGAAGACACGCGGCGTCAAAAAGGGCGACCGCGTAACCCTGTATATGCCGATGGTCGTCGAAGCCGCCGTCGCCATGCTGGCCTGCACGCGGATCGGCGCCATCCATTCCATCGTCTTCGGCGGGTTTTCGCCGGACAGTCTCTCGGCGCGCATCAAGGGCTGCGATTCCAACTGCGTCATCACCGCCGATGAAGGCATTCGCGGCGGCCGCAAGATTCCGCTGAAAGCCAACACCGATGCCGCGCTCAAAGACTGCCCTTCGGTCGACACCGTGATCGTCGTCAAGCGCACCGGCGGCGACGTCAACATGCAGGACGGCCGCGACGTCTGGTACGAGGACGTCTGCACGGCTGCGGATCCGGTTTGCGAACCTGAAGAAATGAACGCCGAAGATCCGATGTTCATCCTGTACACCTCAGGGTCCACGGGCGCACCGAAAGGCGTGCTGCATACCACCGGCGGCTACATGGTCTATGCGTCGATGACACACCAATACGTGTTCGATTATCACGACGGTGAAATTTACTGGTGCACGGCGGACGTGGGCTGGGTCACCGGTCACAGCTATATCGTCTATGGCCCGCTTGCCAACGGCGCGACGACGCTGATGTTCGAGGGCGTGCCGAACTATCCGTCGATGTCGCGTTTCTGGGATGTCTGCGACAAGCACAACGTCAACATCTTCTATACCGCCCCAACGGCGATCCGCGCGCTGATGCGCGAAGGCGACGACCCGGTCACCAAGACGTCCAGGAAGTCGTTGCGCCTGCTGGGTTCGGTCGGCGAGCCGATCAACCCTGAAGCATGGGAATGGTATTATCGTGTCGTCGGCGATTCGCGCTGCCCTATCGTCGATACCTGGTGGCAGACGGAAACCGGCGGCATCCTGATTACGCCGTTGCCGGGCGCCATCGATCTGAAACCCGGCTCGGCAACGAAACCGTTCTTCGGCATTCAGCCGCAGCTCGTCGATAACGAGGGCGGCGTGCTTGAGGGCGCGACCGAGGGGAACCTCTGCATCATCGACAGCTGGCCGGGGCAAATGCGCTCGGTCTATGGCGATCACGAGCGCTTCGAGCAAACCTACTTCTCGACCTATCACGGCAAATACTTCACCGGGGACGGCTGCCGCCGTGACGAGGACGGGTATTACTGGATCACCGGGCGCGTCGATGACGTGATCAACGTCAGCGGTCACCGCATGGGAACGGCCGAAGTCGAAAGCGCACTGGTCGCCCACCATGACGTCGCCGAGGCCGCCGTGGTCGGTGCACCGCATGACATCAAAGGGCAGGGTATTTATGCCTATGTCACCCTCAACGCCGGGGTTGAGGCCAGCGACGCGCTGAAAAAGGAACTGGTGCAGTGGGTGCGCAAGGAAATCGGCCCGATCGCTTCGCCGGACTGGCTGCAGTGGTCACCCGGTCTGCCGAAAACCCGTTCCGGCAAGATCATGCGCCGCATTCTGCGCAAGATCGCGGAAGACGATTTCTCGAACCTCGGCGATACCTCGACCCTCGCCGATCCGGCGGTCGTCGATGATCTCGTTGACAACAGACAAAACAAACAGAGCTGA
- a CDS encoding Rieske (2Fe-2S) protein: MSDIRLCAVDDIPEDGSAAFVAELGEKKIAVMAIRKNGSVYVYENECPHIGAPLDFTPGQFLTHDKEYIICSTHAALFKIEDGECIDGPCYGDHLTQINAEVRGGDVYLAP; the protein is encoded by the coding sequence ATGAGCGATATCCGGCTTTGCGCCGTCGACGACATTCCCGAAGACGGTTCCGCCGCGTTTGTCGCCGAGCTCGGCGAAAAGAAGATCGCCGTGATGGCGATCCGCAAGAACGGTTCCGTCTATGTCTATGAGAACGAATGCCCGCACATCGGCGCGCCGCTCGATTTCACGCCCGGACAATTCCTGACACACGACAAGGAATACATTATCTGTTCGACCCATGCGGCATTGTTCAAGATCGAGGATGGCGAATGCATCGACGGTCCGTGTTACGGCGATCATTTGACCCAGATCAATGCCGAGGTGCGCGGGGGCGACGTATATCTCGCCCCGTAA
- a CDS encoding EVE domain-containing protein, whose translation MKYWLVKTEPGSWSWDDQVKKGTEHWDGVRNYQAANNMKAMKLGDRAFFYHSVNEKRIVGIVEVCKEYYPDPSDASGRFGMVDFKTVKPVPNPVTLAEIKADPRLAELPLLKQSRLSVMPIDAASWKIICNLGGVKA comes from the coding sequence ATGAAATACTGGCTCGTCAAAACCGAACCCGGCTCATGGTCCTGGGACGATCAGGTCAAAAAAGGCACCGAGCACTGGGACGGCGTGCGCAACTATCAGGCCGCCAACAACATGAAGGCGATGAAACTGGGTGACAGGGCGTTTTTTTATCACTCGGTGAACGAAAAGCGCATCGTCGGCATCGTCGAGGTCTGCAAGGAATATTACCCGGACCCGTCGGATGCGTCCGGCCGCTTCGGCATGGTCGACTTCAAGACCGTGAAACCGGTGCCGAACCCGGTGACGTTGGCCGAGATCAAGGCCGATCCGCGCCTTGCCGAATTGCCGCTGCTCAAGCAGTCCCGCCTTTCGGTCATGCCGATCGATGCGGCTTCGTGGAAGATCATTTGCAATCTGGGCGGGGTCAAGGCATGA
- a CDS encoding NAD(P)H-dependent glycerol-3-phosphate dehydrogenase, with translation MANERMKNISVIGAGAWGTALAAASRRAGCATRLYARETEVAESINAGQGNPVYLKDIVLPDGILASSDLAEAVTDAEAVILVVPAQFLRATAGDLAGILPKDTPVVLAAKGIEQGSLALMSEIAEETLPTHPIAVLSGPSFAAEVARSLPVALTLASADEALGRQLVDTLASKMFRLYQSTDIVGAEIGGAVKNVLAIACGIVGGRGLGDNARAALITRGLAEMVRLGHAKGATTETMMGLAGLGDLVLTCNAMQSRNFSFGHALGQGKTPEEILSERVAVTEGVASAVSVVELAAKLGIDMPICTAVHAIIHQGRDIDTAIAMLMDRPLTFE, from the coding sequence ATGGCAAATGAACGCATGAAAAACATCTCGGTCATCGGTGCGGGTGCGTGGGGAACGGCGTTGGCCGCCGCCAGCCGCCGTGCCGGATGCGCGACCCGGCTTTATGCCCGCGAAACCGAAGTCGCTGAGTCCATCAACGCCGGCCAAGGCAACCCTGTTTACCTGAAGGACATCGTGCTGCCGGACGGTATTCTGGCCAGCAGCGATCTTGCCGAAGCCGTCACGGATGCCGAAGCCGTCATTCTTGTGGTACCGGCACAGTTCCTGCGCGCCACTGCTGGCGATCTTGCCGGGATACTGCCCAAGGACACGCCGGTGGTGCTCGCCGCCAAGGGGATCGAGCAGGGCTCGCTGGCACTGATGAGCGAGATCGCCGAGGAAACCCTGCCGACCCATCCCATCGCCGTGCTGTCCGGTCCGTCGTTCGCTGCCGAAGTGGCGCGTTCGCTACCGGTCGCGTTGACGCTGGCCAGTGCCGACGAAGCGCTCGGCAGGCAACTGGTCGACACGCTGGCAAGCAAGATGTTCCGGCTCTATCAGTCGACGGATATCGTCGGCGCGGAAATCGGCGGCGCCGTCAAGAATGTGCTGGCGATTGCGTGTGGCATCGTCGGGGGCAGGGGGCTTGGCGACAATGCACGCGCCGCGCTGATCACGCGCGGCCTGGCGGAGATGGTCCGTCTCGGGCACGCCAAGGGGGCGACAACGGAAACCATGATGGGCCTGGCCGGGCTCGGCGACCTGGTGCTGACCTGCAACGCCATGCAGTCGCGAAACTTTTCCTTCGGCCATGCATTGGGGCAGGGCAAAACTCCCGAGGAGATTCTGTCCGAACGCGTTGCCGTCACCGAAGGGGTCGCCAGCGCCGTTTCCGTCGTCGAGCTTGCCGCAAAACTCGGCATCGACATGCCGATCTGCACTGCCGTGCACGCCATCATTCATCAGGGCCGCGACATCGACACCGCGATCGCAATGCTCATGGACCGGCCGCTGACGTTCGAATAA
- the tsaD gene encoding tRNA (adenosine(37)-N6)-threonylcarbamoyltransferase complex transferase subunit TsaD yields MIVLGIETSCDETAAAVVDDARRILSNVVLSQIDDHRPYGGVVPEVAARAHLEKTDHVIAQAMQDAGLDFSDLDCIAATTGPGLIGGVLVGAMSAKAIALATGKPFVAVNHLEGHALTVRLTDDVAFPYLLLLVSGGHCQLLIVEGVGKYTRLGTTIDDAAGEAFDKSAKMLGLGYPGGPLIEKAAEGGDPQKFDFPRPMAHRPGCDFSFSGLKTSVRRAVETLDRPLEDAAPDLAASFQQAVADTLVARTKNAIEMARDKHPEITTLVVAGGVAANTAIGTALAKLCDKAGMKLVKPAPALCTDNGAMIAWAGLERFRLGHTDPLDFKARPRWPLDPDAPAAAFAGVKA; encoded by the coding sequence GTGATTGTTTTGGGGATCGAAACCAGTTGTGACGAAACGGCGGCCGCCGTCGTCGACGATGCGCGCCGCATCCTATCCAACGTCGTGCTGTCGCAGATCGACGATCACCGCCCGTATGGCGGTGTCGTGCCGGAAGTCGCCGCGCGCGCGCATCTGGAAAAGACCGATCACGTTATTGCCCAGGCGATGCAGGACGCGGGGCTGGACTTCAGCGATCTCGATTGTATCGCAGCGACGACCGGCCCGGGCCTGATCGGCGGTGTGCTGGTCGGCGCCATGTCTGCCAAGGCGATTGCGCTGGCAACCGGCAAGCCGTTCGTCGCCGTCAATCATCTGGAGGGCCATGCGCTGACCGTGCGGCTGACCGATGATGTCGCGTTTCCATATCTTTTGCTTTTGGTGTCCGGCGGGCATTGTCAGCTTTTGATCGTCGAAGGGGTCGGCAAATACACGCGGTTGGGCACGACCATCGACGACGCGGCGGGCGAAGCCTTTGACAAATCCGCCAAAATGCTCGGGCTCGGTTATCCCGGTGGCCCGCTGATCGAAAAAGCCGCCGAAGGCGGCGATCCGCAAAAATTCGATTTCCCGCGTCCGATGGCACACCGGCCGGGCTGCGATTTCTCGTTCTCGGGTCTCAAGACCAGTGTGCGGCGCGCGGTGGAAACACTGGACCGTCCGCTCGAAGACGCCGCCCCCGATCTTGCCGCATCGTTCCAGCAGGCCGTCGCGGATACACTGGTGGCGCGCACCAAAAACGCCATTGAAATGGCCCGCGACAAGCACCCTGAAATCACCACTCTTGTCGTCGCCGGCGGTGTCGCCGCCAATACCGCGATTGGCACGGCACTCGCCAAACTCTGTGACAAGGCCGGCATGAAACTGGTGAAACCGGCGCCGGCACTGTGCACCGACAACGGCGCCATGATCGCCTGGGCCGGGCTCGAGCGGTTCCGCCTGGGACATACCGATCCGCTCGACTTCAAGGCCCGGCCGCGCTGGCCGCTGGATCCCGATGCCCCCGCCGCCGCTTTCGCCGGGGTGAAGGCTTAA
- the hemC gene encoding hydroxymethylbilane synthase — MTEQPRRLIIGTRSSPLAMVQTETAAAALRAAHPQLAEDGRLVIDAVKTTGDLVLDRPLSEIGGKGLFTKELDRALMDRRIDLAVHSMKDLETWLPDGMAIGCVLPRADVRDALISLKAPTLNELAPGSKIGTASIRRKAQLMYMRPDLEIGVIRGNVQTRLAKLEAGEFDATFLALAGLDRLGRRDLATEIISPDVFLPACAQGAIGITCRADDTQTREYLAALNDVDSHTAVACERAMLDALDGSCRTPIAGLALISDGQIRLKGMIFRPDGSEVLTTERSGPVSDAVVMGRDAGEELRRRAGPGFFDESL, encoded by the coding sequence ATGACCGAACAACCGCGCAGACTGATAATAGGCACCCGTTCCAGCCCGTTGGCCATGGTGCAGACCGAAACCGCGGCGGCGGCGTTGCGCGCCGCTCATCCGCAACTGGCCGAAGACGGACGGCTGGTCATCGATGCGGTCAAGACAACCGGCGATCTGGTGCTCGACCGGCCGCTGTCGGAAATCGGCGGCAAGGGGCTGTTCACCAAGGAACTGGACCGTGCCCTGATGGACAGGCGTATCGACCTCGCCGTGCATTCCATGAAGGACCTGGAAACCTGGCTGCCCGATGGTATGGCCATCGGTTGCGTGTTGCCGCGCGCCGATGTGCGCGATGCCCTGATCAGCCTCAAGGCGCCGACGCTGAACGAACTGGCACCGGGCTCAAAGATAGGCACGGCATCGATCCGCAGGAAGGCGCAACTGATGTACATGCGCCCGGACCTCGAAATCGGCGTCATTCGCGGTAACGTGCAGACACGGCTGGCGAAGCTTGAAGCCGGTGAATTCGATGCCACGTTTCTGGCACTGGCCGGGCTCGACCGGCTGGGCCGCCGCGACCTGGCGACGGAGATCATCTCGCCCGATGTTTTCCTGCCGGCCTGTGCGCAGGGCGCCATCGGCATCACCTGCCGCGCAGACGATACGCAGACACGCGAATATCTGGCGGCCCTCAATGATGTCGACTCGCATACCGCTGTGGCCTGCGAACGCGCCATGCTGGATGCGCTGGACGGCTCGTGCCGCACGCCGATCGCAGGTCTGGCATTGATCTCAGACGGGCAGATCCGCCTGAAAGGCATGATTTTCCGTCCCGACGGCTCGGAAGTGCTGACCACCGAGCGGTCCGGCCCCGTCAGCGATGCCGTGGTAATGGGCCGCGACGCGGGCGAAGAACTGCGCCGCCGTGCCGGGCCCGGGTTTTTCGACGAGTCCCTGTAA
- a CDS encoding uroporphyrinogen-III synthase, which yields MPRLLLTRPADDAETLVVRLREMGVDSLVAPLLEIEYFNGPPLDVDGVQGFLLTSANGVRALARRTERRDIPCYAVGDATARQAAEQGFESVQSADGDVDDLARLVGEECTSEAGALLHAAGTVSAGDLAALLAPVGFNVRRERLYEARTVDRLAKTAQDAIEHGDLDGVVLYSPRTARHFVKLVAEAGLSAALGGLTLFALSENVDQAAAGTWAERIVAAHPDQESLLDAVRTCYY from the coding sequence ATGCCCCGGCTGTTGCTGACGCGCCCCGCCGATGACGCCGAGACGCTTGTGGTGCGTTTGCGCGAGATGGGAGTCGACAGTCTTGTCGCGCCTTTGCTGGAAATCGAATATTTCAACGGCCCGCCGCTTGATGTCGACGGCGTACAGGGGTTTCTGCTGACCAGCGCCAACGGCGTCCGCGCCCTCGCGCGGAGAACGGAGAGGCGCGATATCCCCTGCTATGCGGTCGGCGACGCGACGGCCCGCCAGGCGGCGGAACAAGGATTTGAATCCGTGCAAAGCGCCGACGGCGACGTCGATGATCTGGCCCGGCTTGTCGGTGAAGAATGCACCTCCGAGGCAGGGGCCTTGCTGCATGCCGCAGGCACGGTCAGCGCCGGGGATTTGGCGGCGCTGCTGGCGCCGGTGGGCTTCAATGTCCGCCGCGAGCGATTATATGAAGCAAGGACGGTGGATCGTCTGGCGAAGACGGCGCAAGATGCGATTGAACATGGTGATCTGGACGGTGTCGTGCTGTATTCGCCAAGGACGGCCCGGCACTTCGTCAAGCTGGTGGCGGAAGCGGGGCTTTCTGCGGCGCTTGGCGGCCTGACCCTTTTCGCATTGTCGGAAAATGTCGACCAGGCGGCGGCCGGGACCTGGGCAGAACGTATTGTCGCAGCGCATCCTGATCAGGAATCCTTGCTGGACGCGGTCCGGACTTGTTACTACTGA